Proteins co-encoded in one Cupriavidus metallidurans CH34 genomic window:
- a CDS encoding ABC transporter ATP-binding protein, with amino-acid sequence MIELRQVWKRYSGHHSRNWVLRDINLCIRQGDRVGLIGRNGAGKSTLLNLIGGMDHPSRGQVRRDGKLSWTLGLNGGFQGALSGEQNARFVFRIHGVPDQEIAERTNFVHVFSELGDYFFAPMKTYSSGMRSRLAFALSLAFRFDTYLVDELIAVGDEKFKKKSKKAFEDLIASAGLIMVSHDEGTLKNFCEKGILMSNGAAYWFDDIADALSEYKKSINA; translated from the coding sequence ATGATCGAGCTACGACAGGTCTGGAAGCGCTACAGCGGCCATCACAGTCGCAACTGGGTGCTCCGGGATATCAACCTCTGTATCCGCCAGGGCGATCGTGTCGGCTTGATTGGTCGCAACGGTGCAGGCAAGTCAACCCTTCTTAACCTGATCGGCGGGATGGATCATCCGAGCCGCGGCCAGGTTCGCCGCGACGGCAAGCTTTCATGGACCCTTGGGCTGAACGGAGGCTTCCAAGGTGCGCTCTCCGGAGAACAGAACGCTCGCTTCGTGTTTCGCATCCACGGCGTGCCGGACCAGGAGATCGCTGAGCGCACGAACTTCGTGCATGTTTTCTCCGAGTTGGGCGATTACTTCTTCGCGCCAATGAAAACATACTCGTCCGGGATGCGCTCGCGGCTTGCCTTCGCTCTATCACTGGCTTTCCGATTCGACACCTACCTCGTCGACGAGCTCATCGCGGTCGGCGATGAGAAATTCAAGAAAAAGTCGAAGAAGGCATTTGAGGATCTCATTGCTTCCGCGGGGCTGATCATGGTCAGCCACGACGAGGGAACGCTCAAAAATTTTTGCGAGAAGGGAATCCTTATGAGCAATGGCGCCGCCTACTGGTTCGACGACATTGCAGATGCCCTCTCCGAGTACAAGAAAAGTATAAACGCATGA
- a CDS encoding KpsF/GutQ family sugar-phosphate isomerase, with translation MPESISLAKQVVATEIRALEAMNARVSEDFGRTVKCILSMKGRLVVVGMGKSGLIGRKIAATMASTGTPAFSVHAGEAFHGDLGMIRPTDVVLMISNSGETEELVRLLPFLRHQNNYVIAMTGKPASTLGKAANTILDISVEREACNNNLAPTSSTTAALVMGDALAVVLASKRGFQPEDFARFHPGGSLGRRLLTRVADVMHKGTLPVCTAQTSFKDVVHVVNRGRMGLALVMQGERLLGIITDGDIRRGFDTVHDYRSILAEDLMTTRPKAIAPDARVGDAEALLRQEKIGALVVQDIDGRVIGIFQMHGAEEAPGVH, from the coding sequence ATGCCAGAGTCAATTTCTCTTGCAAAGCAAGTGGTAGCCACGGAAATCCGCGCGCTGGAGGCGATGAACGCACGCGTGAGCGAGGATTTTGGGCGCACCGTGAAGTGCATCCTCAGCATGAAAGGCAGATTGGTCGTTGTCGGCATGGGGAAGTCCGGCCTGATTGGCCGGAAGATTGCGGCCACCATGGCGTCGACGGGCACCCCGGCTTTCTCCGTACACGCTGGCGAGGCCTTTCACGGCGACCTCGGCATGATTCGCCCGACTGACGTCGTGCTGATGATCTCCAACAGCGGCGAGACGGAGGAGTTGGTACGCTTGCTGCCGTTCCTCAGGCATCAGAACAACTACGTCATCGCCATGACCGGTAAGCCGGCGTCGACGCTGGGGAAGGCGGCAAATACGATTCTCGACATCAGCGTCGAGCGTGAGGCATGCAACAACAACCTGGCGCCAACCAGTTCCACGACGGCCGCGCTGGTTATGGGAGACGCGCTGGCTGTCGTGCTGGCCTCTAAACGCGGCTTTCAGCCGGAGGACTTCGCACGATTTCACCCGGGCGGCAGCCTCGGACGGCGCTTGCTTACGCGAGTAGCGGACGTCATGCATAAGGGTACGCTGCCCGTATGCACCGCACAGACGTCCTTCAAGGATGTGGTCCATGTCGTCAATCGGGGTCGTATGGGACTGGCCTTGGTCATGCAGGGAGAGCGCTTGCTCGGCATCATTACCGATGGCGATATTCGCCGCGGATTCGACACTGTGCATGACTATCGCTCCATCCTCGCGGAAGACCTGATGACTACAAGGCCAAAGGCAATCGCACCGGATGCGCGCGTTGGTGACGCGGAGGCGCTGTTGCGCCAGGAGAAGATTGGCGCATTGGTGGTGCAGGACATTGATGGCCGGGTCATTGGCATCTTCCAAATGCATGGAGCGGAAGAGGCGCCCGGCGTGCACTAG
- a CDS encoding capsular polysaccharide biosynthesis protein, which yields MVFAVVTPGLWRTPGLRRFFHEGVAFRPRQHVDAVLGWGDKPSSIKARAWAARRHLPFLSVEDGFLRSIHPGRSRQGLLSLVVDDLGIYYDAHHPSRLEQYIAQGDASAAERDAGARAMQLVLQHRLSKYNHMGELQLPSSTPGKPRVLVVDQTEGDLSLLRGGASADTFARMIAVALADHPAAEIWIKTHPDVLSGKRRGHYEQCRLDSRVHFLAQECCPLSLLTQMDHVYVATSHMGFEALMVGKPVTCFGLPWYAGWGLTHDVHPEAARLALRRGGKRNVVDLFVAAYIQYTRYIHPVTGESASIFDVIKWLACNKAIEQEGRAPTYCVGMSLWKRATVMPFLAASTIRSLRHLSPDKLSRLPQDSTIALWGDRHAGLIARARARGLTVLQMEDGFVRSAGLGSDLHAPLSLAIDPHGVHYDPKSASKLEQLLSTSTVNHDDAARGRRIRESLVRNGIDKYNLDHATTPVLPAQALGRRIILVIGQVEDDASVRIGSTLVKGNDALIAVTRRANPDAWLIYKSHPDVEAGNRIGSLKPASETLADQIITEASLGACLVLADEVHVMTSLSGFEALLRGKVVHCYGAPFYAGWGLTTDHFPLPRRQRRLTLDELVFVALCLYPRYRLPGVEGFCSVEDVVDWLAKRKGARRGRTGESWLVRQGRKAGHLAHSVLQHARYV from the coding sequence ATGGTATTCGCGGTGGTCACTCCGGGCCTGTGGCGCACGCCCGGGCTTCGCAGGTTTTTTCACGAGGGCGTCGCCTTTCGCCCCCGGCAACATGTCGATGCCGTGCTCGGCTGGGGCGATAAGCCATCCAGCATCAAGGCCCGCGCGTGGGCCGCACGGCGGCACTTGCCATTCCTGTCTGTGGAGGACGGCTTTCTGCGCTCCATTCATCCGGGACGGAGCAGACAGGGTCTTCTCTCGCTGGTGGTAGATGATCTGGGCATTTACTACGATGCTCACCATCCATCCCGCCTGGAACAGTACATCGCGCAGGGCGACGCGTCGGCGGCCGAGCGGGATGCCGGAGCCCGGGCGATGCAGTTGGTGCTGCAGCACAGGCTTTCCAAGTACAACCACATGGGTGAACTGCAGCTTCCCTCGAGCACGCCGGGCAAGCCGCGTGTGCTGGTCGTGGACCAAACGGAAGGCGATCTGTCTCTGTTACGCGGTGGTGCAAGCGCGGACACATTTGCACGAATGATCGCGGTCGCGCTTGCCGATCATCCGGCTGCCGAGATATGGATCAAGACCCATCCGGATGTTCTTTCCGGCAAGCGGCGCGGGCATTACGAGCAATGCCGGTTGGATAGCCGCGTCCACTTTCTGGCACAGGAATGCTGCCCTCTCTCTCTGCTCACGCAGATGGATCACGTCTACGTGGCCACTTCTCATATGGGATTCGAAGCATTGATGGTCGGTAAGCCGGTGACCTGTTTTGGCCTGCCCTGGTACGCGGGCTGGGGCCTCACTCATGACGTGCATCCGGAAGCGGCCCGCCTTGCACTGCGGCGCGGGGGCAAACGAAACGTAGTTGACCTCTTCGTCGCAGCCTACATCCAATATACGCGCTACATCCATCCCGTCACGGGGGAGTCCGCGTCGATCTTCGATGTCATCAAATGGCTGGCCTGCAACAAGGCAATCGAGCAGGAAGGAAGGGCGCCTACATACTGCGTCGGCATGTCGCTTTGGAAGCGTGCTACGGTCATGCCCTTCCTCGCAGCGAGCACGATCAGGAGTCTGCGCCACCTCAGTCCGGACAAACTGAGCCGATTGCCTCAGGATTCGACGATCGCCCTCTGGGGCGATCGTCATGCTGGCTTGATAGCCCGCGCGCGGGCTCGCGGACTGACCGTTCTGCAGATGGAGGACGGGTTCGTGCGCTCCGCGGGGCTCGGCTCCGACCTCCATGCCCCGCTTTCGCTTGCTATTGATCCACATGGCGTTCACTACGACCCCAAGTCGGCCAGCAAGCTGGAACAGTTGCTCTCGACGAGCACGGTGAATCACGACGATGCCGCGCGTGGGCGGCGGATACGCGAGTCGCTCGTCCGCAATGGTATCGACAAATACAACCTTGACCACGCGACCACTCCAGTCCTGCCCGCACAAGCTCTAGGAAGACGAATCATCCTGGTGATCGGGCAAGTCGAGGACGACGCCTCGGTTCGGATCGGCTCTACTTTGGTGAAGGGCAACGATGCCCTTATTGCTGTGACACGCCGTGCAAATCCGGATGCGTGGCTGATCTACAAGAGCCATCCGGACGTCGAGGCTGGAAACCGCATTGGCTCGCTAAAGCCGGCCTCCGAGACATTGGCTGATCAGATCATCACTGAAGCTAGTCTGGGCGCCTGTTTGGTCCTGGCCGACGAGGTACACGTCATGACGTCACTGTCCGGCTTTGAGGCCCTATTGCGAGGGAAAGTCGTGCATTGCTATGGCGCGCCGTTCTACGCCGGCTGGGGCCTGACCACGGATCACTTTCCCTTGCCACGGAGGCAGCGGCGCCTGACGTTGGACGAGCTGGTGTTTGTCGCGCTGTGCTTGTATCCGCGCTACCGCTTGCCGGGTGTGGAAGGATTCTGCTCGGTGGAGGACGTTGTCGACTGGCTTGCGAAACGCAAGGGCGCAAGGCGCGGGCGGACAGGCGAGTCCTGGCTGGTCAGGCAAGGGCGCAAGGCTGGCCATCTGGCCCACTCCGTCCTGCAGCATGCCAGGTACGTCTAA
- a CDS encoding ABC transporter permease — MSGRLSAFNHRETVGFHDLGGVECARQRSSRSTTSGTAVVLGIACSVQVSVWQVGCTNFTTQDHGCSAFLLGSSKTDGLHFLARSVMTLTIPAPLRVTLTVWRALFLREAVTRVSLERAGSLWILLESAEHIAFLMILHGILQHRLIPGANPPLFIGLGILPYYMFRRIALRGIDAVTSNRALFHYRQVKAFDVVLVRSLLEAFVYFIVSGVLILACWLYGMDVEPTNPMLVMLGFFLLWAFSTGISLILSAASTIVPEIGQIAKIVSMWLFYISGVMYPIFIVPEPYRSWLLYNPIVHALEIMRIGYFPAYHAYEGISISYLSLISAALVTFGLLLHVRFRRALESR; from the coding sequence ATGTCCGGCCGCCTCTCGGCGTTCAACCACAGGGAAACGGTTGGCTTTCACGACCTTGGCGGCGTTGAGTGTGCCCGGCAGCGTTCTTCTCGATCAACAACTTCAGGTACCGCTGTCGTCCTCGGGATTGCCTGCTCCGTGCAGGTGTCGGTCTGGCAGGTGGGCTGTACGAATTTCACCACGCAAGACCATGGCTGTTCTGCTTTTCTTCTCGGATCCTCCAAGACGGACGGTCTTCATTTTCTCGCGAGGTCGGTGATGACGCTGACCATCCCCGCACCGCTGCGTGTCACGCTCACAGTCTGGCGCGCGCTTTTCTTGCGCGAAGCTGTGACGCGTGTATCGCTTGAGCGGGCGGGCTCGCTCTGGATCTTGCTGGAATCCGCCGAGCACATCGCCTTTCTGATGATCCTGCACGGCATCTTGCAGCATCGCCTGATCCCCGGCGCGAACCCACCGCTTTTTATCGGACTCGGCATTCTTCCGTACTACATGTTCCGTCGTATCGCCCTGCGCGGTATCGACGCCGTGACATCGAATCGGGCCCTTTTTCACTACAGGCAGGTAAAGGCATTCGACGTGGTGTTGGTGCGGTCCTTGCTCGAAGCCTTTGTGTATTTCATCGTCAGCGGCGTACTGATCCTGGCATGTTGGCTCTATGGCATGGACGTGGAGCCGACGAACCCGATGCTGGTCATGCTTGGCTTTTTCTTGCTGTGGGCTTTCTCAACCGGAATCTCGCTCATCCTTTCTGCGGCTAGCACGATCGTTCCGGAGATCGGACAGATCGCGAAGATCGTCTCAATGTGGTTGTTCTACATCTCCGGCGTGATGTACCCCATCTTCATCGTGCCCGAGCCATACAGAAGCTGGCTCCTCTACAACCCCATCGTCCATGCGCTTGAGATCATGCGGATTGGATACTTCCCGGCCTATCACGCGTACGAGGGGATCAGCATTTCCTACCTAAGCCTGATATCGGCTGCGTTGGTGACTTTTGGCCTGCTGCTACACGTCCGATTTCGGCGAGCACTGGAGTCGCGATGA
- a CDS encoding glycosyltransferase family 4 protein produces MSNDVASGIFSDIISYYRSYAPPGIEHVASASAALGGMIRHYHRPNLESRLSGPCVVTVHHDLRDDDPSLTVQHFTDRYREANRVICLNSLQRDYLAADGITNTVVIPHGYHARYIRARGDATDTPYLENTGSGKNGRVVIGVFSRRYPRKVKGEGYIYELAQRLDPARFEFVLIGKGRTYDAAVLERFGFDVNAYEALPYKTVASAYRTVDALLMSSWFEGGPANIPEAVGGAVPVLCNPIGMAKDMVVDRENGLHLSMDAGSDAERISAWLLDPASRADLREGAMRNAGNAITWAIHASRVVDVYREVLNETLGSILTWQNAS; encoded by the coding sequence ATGTCGAACGATGTCGCGAGCGGAATCTTCTCTGACATCATCTCGTACTACCGTAGCTACGCGCCGCCCGGCATCGAGCACGTGGCATCAGCCAGTGCCGCGCTCGGAGGAATGATCCGGCACTATCACCGGCCAAATCTCGAATCCCGCCTCTCAGGACCGTGTGTGGTCACAGTCCACCACGATCTGCGTGATGACGATCCTTCGCTCACAGTCCAGCACTTTACTGACCGCTACCGAGAGGCTAACCGCGTGATTTGCCTCAATTCGCTACAGCGGGACTACCTGGCGGCTGACGGCATTACCAATACCGTCGTCATTCCCCATGGTTATCACGCAAGGTATATCCGTGCGCGTGGCGATGCCACTGACACACCCTACCTTGAGAATACCGGTAGCGGTAAGAACGGCCGTGTGGTGATAGGCGTGTTCTCGCGCCGCTACCCGAGAAAGGTGAAGGGCGAGGGCTATATCTACGAGCTTGCCCAGCGCCTCGATCCAGCCCGCTTCGAATTCGTATTGATTGGGAAAGGCCGCACCTACGATGCCGCGGTGCTGGAGCGGTTTGGCTTCGACGTGAACGCGTACGAAGCCTTGCCCTACAAAACAGTCGCCTCTGCCTACCGTACCGTGGATGCCCTGCTGATGTCTTCCTGGTTCGAAGGCGGCCCCGCAAATATTCCCGAGGCCGTTGGCGGCGCCGTGCCTGTGCTGTGTAACCCAATTGGCATGGCGAAAGATATGGTCGTCGACAGGGAGAATGGGCTTCATCTTTCCATGGACGCTGGGTCCGATGCCGAGCGGATCTCTGCGTGGCTTCTTGATCCAGCTTCCCGCGCGGACCTGCGTGAAGGTGCCATGCGCAATGCCGGCAATGCCATCACCTGGGCCATCCACGCCTCCCGAGTGGTCGACGTCTATCGGGAAGTACTCAACGAGACTCTGGGAAGTATCCTGACATGGCAAAACGCGTCCTGA
- a CDS encoding polysaccharide biosynthesis/export family protein: protein MITGGTPLPGTGQIQPPLPNIGAQAYIPAQRLGDYDANQKSEVFGTQLFTGAFARSAPSTFNPDYAVAIGDGVRVRIWGGFDFDSVLTVDSQGMIFLPHCGPMRVAGIHNRDLQAAVTGALRKVFSSNVSIYASLASAQPVRVLVSGFVRHPGMYEGTGNDNVLRYLDMAGGVDPDRGSFLDIQVKRGATVRYNVDLYRFLLNGDLPSTPLTDGDVIFVGQRKNTVMVGGLAASARRFEFNGTTTLAQIAAAARPDATSTNVRVTRGSGTVQHVEYYPLSKTPDVTLMNGDLVEFTADKRPGTITVRVEGEHLGPQEYVVPYGTKLGDLLGRVEMTSNSLPESTQLFRQSVKDRQAKMLDTSLTQLQNSVLTARSGTNEESQLRQREAALVLQWVDRARHIDPSGQAVIGHGEERSALLLENGDRLRIPTRNDLVLIGGEVLFPNSFVFKPGANVQRYIQQAGGYTQNADSSRVIIAHLDGTFVDARQDDTVMPGDQIMILPKVDFKTMQFAKDVFSILYQIAIAAKVAIGL, encoded by the coding sequence ATGATTACGGGCGGCACGCCTTTGCCGGGTACCGGGCAGATCCAGCCGCCGTTGCCGAATATCGGTGCGCAGGCATATATCCCTGCGCAGCGGCTGGGCGACTACGACGCCAACCAGAAGAGCGAGGTCTTCGGCACTCAGCTATTCACCGGCGCATTCGCCCGCAGCGCGCCATCCACCTTCAATCCTGACTACGCTGTTGCCATCGGTGACGGCGTGCGCGTCAGGATCTGGGGCGGGTTCGATTTTGACAGCGTGCTTACTGTCGATTCGCAGGGCATGATCTTCCTGCCTCATTGTGGACCAATGCGTGTAGCTGGCATTCACAACCGCGACCTGCAAGCGGCGGTTACCGGTGCGCTGCGCAAGGTCTTCAGTAGTAATGTTTCCATCTACGCGAGTCTTGCCTCGGCGCAGCCCGTTCGCGTGCTGGTCTCCGGCTTCGTCCGCCATCCCGGCATGTACGAAGGAACGGGGAACGACAATGTGCTGCGCTATCTGGACATGGCCGGTGGCGTAGATCCGGACCGGGGTTCCTTCCTGGATATCCAGGTCAAGCGCGGGGCCACAGTACGCTACAACGTCGATCTCTATCGCTTCTTGTTGAATGGCGACCTGCCGAGTACGCCCCTGACAGATGGCGACGTGATCTTCGTTGGTCAGCGGAAGAACACAGTGATGGTCGGCGGCCTGGCAGCGAGCGCCAGGCGTTTTGAATTCAACGGTACCACCACGCTGGCCCAGATCGCAGCCGCTGCGCGGCCGGACGCCACCTCTACCAACGTGCGCGTCACGCGTGGATCGGGAACGGTGCAGCACGTTGAGTACTATCCGCTAAGCAAGACACCAGACGTCACCCTGATGAATGGCGATCTCGTCGAGTTCACAGCCGACAAGCGGCCCGGCACGATTACGGTTCGGGTGGAAGGCGAGCACCTGGGTCCACAGGAGTATGTCGTGCCTTATGGCACCAAGCTGGGCGACCTACTGGGTCGCGTGGAGATGACATCCAACTCGCTGCCGGAGAGCACGCAACTCTTTCGTCAAAGCGTGAAGGATCGGCAGGCAAAGATGCTCGATACCTCGCTCACGCAGTTGCAAAACAGCGTGCTTACAGCACGCTCCGGAACTAACGAGGAATCCCAGCTGCGCCAGCGCGAGGCTGCCCTGGTTCTGCAATGGGTGGACCGCGCGCGCCACATTGATCCCTCCGGTCAAGCAGTCATCGGCCATGGCGAGGAACGCAGCGCCCTGCTGCTGGAGAACGGTGACCGACTGAGGATCCCCACTCGCAACGATCTCGTGTTGATTGGCGGTGAAGTCCTGTTCCCGAACTCGTTCGTGTTCAAACCTGGTGCCAATGTCCAGCGTTACATTCAGCAGGCAGGTGGATACACGCAGAACGCTGACAGCTCACGCGTCATCATCGCCCATCTTGACGGTACGTTTGTCGATGCGCGCCAGGACGATACCGTGATGCCGGGAGACCAGATCATGATCCTGCCCAAGGTGGACTTCAAGACGATGCAGTTTGCCAAGGACGTTTTTTCCATTCTCTACCAGATCGCCATCGCCGCGAAGGTGGCAATAGGTCTCTGA
- the kdsB gene encoding 3-deoxy-manno-octulosonate cytidylyltransferase, producing MTRQDGESVVIVIPARYGSTRLPGKPLLDIAGKPMIQHVYERARLVRGVNAVVVATDDSRIESAVLAFGGSCLMTSAGHQSGTDRLCEVMRMVHADLYINLQGDEPLVRPTDIELLANLMIADPTSDVGTLCHEFSLEEARDENAVKVVMSNEGDALYFSRSLIPYPRDGAFARYYKHSGVYAFRRRVLEVYGSMPQPMAEQAERLEQLRLLAAGFRIRMQVVPPIGTGVDTPACLERVRAILDPAV from the coding sequence ATGACACGGCAGGATGGCGAGAGCGTTGTCATCGTCATTCCCGCGCGCTACGGATCGACGCGCTTGCCTGGCAAGCCGTTGCTGGATATTGCCGGCAAACCGATGATTCAGCACGTCTATGAGCGTGCACGTTTGGTGCGCGGCGTAAATGCCGTGGTGGTTGCCACGGATGACTCGCGCATCGAGTCGGCGGTTCTGGCATTCGGCGGGAGCTGTCTGATGACGTCCGCCGGGCACCAGTCGGGAACTGACCGCCTTTGCGAAGTCATGCGCATGGTGCACGCGGACCTCTACATCAACTTGCAGGGTGACGAGCCGCTGGTGCGTCCAACGGACATCGAACTGCTGGCGAACCTGATGATCGCCGATCCGACCTCCGACGTAGGCACGCTTTGCCATGAGTTCTCGCTGGAGGAAGCCCGCGACGAAAATGCCGTGAAGGTGGTGATGTCGAACGAAGGTGATGCGCTGTACTTCAGTCGCTCATTGATCCCCTACCCGCGCGATGGCGCCTTTGCGCGCTACTACAAGCATTCGGGTGTCTACGCTTTTCGGAGAAGGGTGCTTGAGGTCTACGGGAGCATGCCCCAGCCGATGGCCGAACAAGCGGAGCGGTTGGAGCAATTGAGGCTGCTTGCGGCAGGCTTCCGCATACGGATGCAGGTGGTGCCTCCCATCGGAACTGGTGTCGATACTCCCGCTTGCCTGGAGCGTGTCCGGGCCATTCTTGATCCCGCTGTTTGA
- a CDS encoding chain-length determining protein: MKTLSGVATAARRSPLLAAFVLFSLISGLYWGVIASDRYVSEAHIYLQKTNAIQQSSADLISILAGSGGNRDLLLLRDHLLSIDMMKLLDKDLHLREHFSDRRRDLLSRLWSKDAPDERFQRYYLSRIEVTYDDYAQVLSITAQAYSPEMARAIAQMMVTEGEKYMNALDHKTAHDQVSYIEQQVSALGVRMVAARKAVLAYQDAHGLVSPGNAVESISAIASRLDAELSDLMTKRAALAGYLTPAAPDIVQLDSQIAAVKSQLQAERQRVAAKRGGGLNAVAEEQGRLEAEAALADDMYKTALVALETARVESTRKIKSVAVLQSANLPVYPLEPRRIYNILLSLLAAAMLTGVLHLLVAIIRDHRD, encoded by the coding sequence ATGAAAACGTTGTCCGGCGTTGCCACCGCGGCCCGCCGCTCCCCTCTTCTAGCCGCCTTCGTATTGTTCAGTCTGATCTCTGGGCTGTACTGGGGCGTGATCGCCTCGGACCGCTATGTCTCGGAGGCCCACATTTACCTTCAGAAGACCAACGCCATACAGCAAAGCTCCGCCGATCTGATCTCGATCCTGGCCGGCTCCGGCGGCAACCGCGATCTGCTCCTGCTGCGTGACCACCTGCTTTCCATCGATATGATGAAGCTGTTGGACAAGGACTTGCATCTGCGCGAACACTTCAGCGACCGACGCCGCGATTTGCTCTCGCGGCTATGGTCCAAGGACGCGCCAGACGAGCGATTTCAGCGCTACTACCTTTCCCGCATCGAGGTCACCTACGACGACTATGCACAAGTGCTGTCGATCACCGCACAGGCCTATAGCCCGGAAATGGCGCGTGCGATCGCGCAGATGATGGTGACCGAGGGCGAGAAGTATATGAATGCGCTGGATCACAAGACCGCGCATGACCAGGTCTCTTACATCGAGCAGCAAGTCTCGGCGCTGGGTGTCCGCATGGTCGCGGCGCGCAAGGCCGTTCTGGCCTATCAGGATGCACATGGCCTGGTGTCACCCGGTAACGCGGTGGAAAGTATCTCGGCAATCGCGAGTCGACTGGACGCCGAACTCTCTGACCTGATGACCAAGCGCGCCGCGTTGGCTGGCTACCTGACTCCCGCTGCGCCGGACATTGTGCAACTCGACAGCCAGATTGCCGCGGTGAAATCCCAACTGCAAGCCGAACGCCAGCGCGTGGCCGCCAAGCGTGGTGGTGGGCTTAACGCCGTGGCAGAAGAGCAGGGCCGCCTGGAGGCCGAGGCTGCGTTGGCCGACGATATGTACAAGACGGCATTGGTGGCACTTGAGACAGCGCGCGTGGAGTCGACCCGAAAGATCAAATCTGTTGCAGTCCTGCAGTCGGCCAACCTGCCGGTATATCCCCTCGAGCCGCGGCGCATCTACAACATCCTTCTCTCTCTGCTGGCCGCCGCAATGCTAACAGGGGTCCTGCACCTGCTTGTCGCCATCATTCGCGACCATCGCGATTGA
- the kdsA gene encoding 3-deoxy-8-phosphooctulonate synthase: MATIKNLSVPNDASLVLFGGINVLESRDLAMQACAAYVEITTRLGIPYVFKASFDKANRSSIHSYRGPGLEEGLRILQDVKAAFDVPVLTDIHEPWQAAPVSEVADVLQLPAFLARQTDLVVSLARTGRPINIKKPQFMSPTQIQHIVEKFREAGNENLLLCDRGTCFGYDNLVVDMLGFSVMRRATGDLPIVFDVTHSLQQRDPGNAASGGRRTQVVELARAGVAVGIAGLFLEAHPEPDRALCDGPSALPLDQLEPFLTQVKMLDDVVKSLPATELA; encoded by the coding sequence ATGGCTACGATAAAAAACCTCTCCGTGCCTAACGACGCATCTCTTGTTCTCTTTGGCGGCATCAATGTGCTGGAATCCCGCGACCTGGCAATGCAAGCCTGCGCCGCCTACGTAGAAATCACCACCCGCCTGGGGATTCCGTACGTCTTCAAGGCCAGCTTTGATAAGGCGAACCGCTCATCGATTCACTCCTATCGTGGACCGGGTCTGGAGGAAGGGCTGCGCATTCTCCAGGACGTAAAAGCCGCGTTCGATGTGCCCGTGCTTACAGATATCCATGAGCCCTGGCAAGCTGCCCCGGTCTCGGAAGTGGCTGACGTACTGCAGCTTCCCGCCTTCCTGGCGAGGCAGACAGATCTCGTTGTATCGCTAGCTCGCACGGGCCGGCCGATCAATATCAAGAAGCCGCAGTTCATGAGCCCAACGCAGATTCAGCACATCGTCGAAAAATTCCGCGAGGCTGGCAACGAGAACCTTCTGCTCTGTGATCGCGGTACATGCTTCGGCTACGACAACCTCGTGGTCGATATGCTTGGATTTAGCGTCATGCGCCGGGCGACGGGAGACCTGCCGATTGTCTTTGACGTGACGCACAGCCTGCAGCAACGAGACCCCGGCAACGCGGCTTCTGGCGGGCGTCGGACTCAGGTGGTGGAACTCGCGCGGGCCGGCGTTGCCGTCGGCATTGCCGGCCTCTTTCTGGAAGCGCACCCCGAGCCGGATCGAGCGCTATGCGATGGCCCGAGTGCACTGCCACTGGACCAACTTGAGCCCTTCCTCACCCAGGTAAAGATGCTCGACGATGTTGTGAAATCGCTGCCGGCAACGGAGCTCGCCTGA